One stretch of Serinicoccus hydrothermalis DNA includes these proteins:
- a CDS encoding aminotransferase class IV, whose translation MDTSSSLTAAGGLSAVRVWVDGALVGPEGSVPALDHGITVGDGVFETCKVVDGEVFALTRHHDRMDRSLAALGLEPLDRDRVGEGIAAVLAEGGMPFGRLRYTVTAGLGPLGSDRVPGAATYVVTAVEQDPIPATTSALVVPWVRNERGALTGVKSTSYAENVVALAAAKARGHSEAILANTAGMLCEGTGTNVFVVTGDTVRTPGLGSGPLAGVTRGLVVEWLREDGVDVVEEALPLSVLGEADEIWLSSSIRDITALHRLDVHDPVLLTSGQELAVPGLTPRDLGGQPGPMAQRALRVFAERAARTLDP comes from the coding sequence ATGGACACGTCGAGCTCGCTGACCGCTGCCGGTGGACTCTCCGCGGTGCGGGTGTGGGTCGACGGCGCCCTCGTCGGGCCGGAGGGCTCGGTGCCGGCGCTGGACCACGGGATCACCGTCGGCGACGGGGTGTTCGAGACGTGCAAGGTGGTCGACGGGGAGGTCTTCGCGCTCACGCGGCACCACGACCGCATGGACCGGTCGCTCGCGGCGCTCGGCCTGGAGCCGCTGGACCGGGACCGGGTCGGGGAGGGCATCGCTGCGGTCCTCGCCGAGGGAGGTATGCCGTTCGGCCGCCTGCGCTACACCGTCACCGCCGGGCTCGGGCCGCTGGGCAGCGACCGGGTCCCGGGAGCCGCGACGTATGTCGTCACCGCGGTCGAGCAGGACCCCATCCCGGCGACGACCTCCGCGCTCGTGGTGCCCTGGGTCCGCAACGAGCGGGGGGCGCTCACCGGGGTGAAGTCGACGTCCTACGCGGAGAACGTCGTCGCGCTCGCGGCGGCGAAGGCGCGCGGGCACTCCGAGGCGATCCTCGCCAACACCGCGGGGATGCTGTGCGAGGGGACCGGCACCAACGTCTTCGTCGTGACCGGCGACACCGTGCGCACCCCCGGCCTCGGCTCGGGACCGCTGGCCGGGGTCACCCGCGGGCTGGTCGTCGAGTGGTTGCGCGAGGACGGCGTCGACGTGGTCGAGGAGGCGCTGCCGCTGTCGGTGCTGGGCGAGGCCGACGAGATCTGGCTCTCGAGCAGCATCCGCGACATCACCGCGCTGCACCGGCTGGACGTCCACGACCCGGTGCTGCTGACCAGCGGTCAAGAGCTGGCCGTGCCCGGGCTGACCCCTCGTGACCTGGGGGGACAGCCCGGCCCGATGGCGCAGCGGGCCCTGCGGGTCTTCGCAGAGCGGGCCGCGCGGACCCTCGATCCTTGA
- the pta gene encoding phosphate acetyltransferase: MSTSLYVASAEPRSGKSAVAVGLLAQLCALGGRVGVFRPVVQDREHDPLLHLLHPLSTSTSAIEDAVGVTYDDLHHQHDAAIGDIVDRFHRYAAEHERVLVVGSDYTGVTAPTEFSTNAGIAAHLGAPMLLIIPAAGRSVEDTATAAAVTVQEALSRHAAVAGVLANRVDDDLDEMSAAVRDAVAEQVAGGGSDPVVLAMPADPLLAAPTVGDLMAATDGILRAGDETLLEREATGLIIAGMTMPNVLDRLREGNVLICPGDREDVLLGAILAHRSSTFPSLGAIVLNGGLRPSEQVSRLVEGLAVELPIIGCEGGTMRTAMTMDDVVGRITPRSQRKIEHARSLAQQHVDLTRLLPVEDDTGRRSGVVTPLMFEHEIMARARETGAHVVLPEGGEDRILRAADTVLARGVARLTLLGDEAQVRERGAALGLRLDAAEVVDPLTSDWREDFARTYAELRAHKGVTLEQAQDIVTDPAYFGTLMVKTGRADGMVSGSITTTAHTIRPALEVIRTSPGVSVVSSVFFMCLADKVLVYGDCAINPDPDAEQLADIAISSAATAAQFGVEPRVAMLSYSTGGSGSGADVDKVRTATGLVREREPSLLVEGPIQYDAAVDPSVAATKLKDSPVAGQATVLVFPDLNTGNNTYKAVQRSASAVAVGPVLQGLNAPVNDLSRGATVRDIINTVAITGIQAGAGR; encoded by the coding sequence GTGAGCACCTCCCTGTATGTCGCGTCCGCCGAGCCCCGGTCCGGCAAGTCGGCGGTGGCAGTCGGGCTGCTCGCCCAGCTGTGCGCCCTCGGCGGCCGGGTCGGCGTCTTCCGCCCCGTCGTGCAGGACCGGGAGCACGACCCGCTCCTGCACCTGCTGCACCCGCTCTCGACGTCGACGTCGGCCATCGAGGACGCCGTCGGGGTGACCTACGACGACCTGCACCACCAGCACGACGCGGCCATCGGCGACATCGTCGACCGGTTCCACCGGTATGCCGCCGAGCACGAGCGGGTGCTCGTCGTCGGCTCGGACTACACCGGGGTCACCGCCCCCACCGAGTTCTCCACCAACGCCGGCATCGCCGCCCACCTCGGCGCGCCCATGCTGCTCATCATCCCCGCCGCCGGCCGCAGCGTGGAGGACACCGCGACCGCCGCGGCCGTCACCGTGCAGGAGGCTCTGAGCCGGCACGCGGCGGTCGCGGGCGTGCTCGCCAACCGCGTCGACGACGACCTGGACGAGATGTCCGCGGCGGTCCGCGACGCGGTCGCCGAGCAGGTGGCCGGCGGCGGCAGCGACCCGGTCGTCCTCGCGATGCCCGCCGACCCGCTGCTCGCCGCCCCGACGGTCGGCGACCTCATGGCCGCGACCGACGGCATACTCCGGGCGGGTGACGAGACCCTGCTCGAGCGAGAGGCGACCGGGCTCATCATCGCCGGGATGACCATGCCCAACGTCCTGGACCGGCTGCGCGAGGGCAACGTGCTCATCTGCCCCGGCGACCGCGAGGACGTGCTGCTGGGCGCCATCCTCGCCCACCGGTCCTCGACCTTCCCCTCGCTCGGGGCCATCGTCCTCAACGGTGGGCTGCGCCCCAGCGAGCAGGTGTCTCGGCTCGTCGAGGGCCTCGCGGTGGAACTGCCGATCATCGGCTGCGAGGGCGGGACCATGCGCACGGCGATGACCATGGACGACGTCGTCGGCCGCATCACCCCCCGCTCGCAGCGCAAGATCGAGCACGCCCGGTCCCTGGCCCAGCAGCACGTCGACCTCACCCGGCTGCTCCCCGTCGAGGACGACACCGGTCGCCGGTCCGGCGTGGTGACCCCGCTCATGTTCGAGCACGAGATCATGGCCCGGGCGCGGGAGACGGGCGCGCACGTGGTGCTGCCCGAGGGCGGGGAGGACCGGATCCTGCGGGCGGCCGACACCGTGCTCGCCCGCGGGGTCGCCCGGCTCACGCTGCTCGGTGACGAGGCGCAGGTGCGTGAGCGGGGGGCGGCGCTGGGCCTGCGGCTCGACGCCGCCGAGGTCGTCGACCCGCTCACCAGCGACTGGCGCGAGGACTTCGCCCGGACGTATGCCGAGCTGCGGGCACATAAGGGCGTCACCCTCGAGCAGGCCCAGGACATCGTCACCGACCCGGCCTACTTCGGCACCCTCATGGTCAAGACCGGGCGGGCCGACGGCATGGTCTCCGGGTCGATCACCACGACCGCGCACACCATCAGGCCGGCGCTGGAGGTTATCCGCACCTCCCCCGGTGTCTCGGTCGTCAGCTCGGTGTTCTTCATGTGCCTGGCCGACAAGGTCCTCGTCTACGGCGACTGCGCCATCAACCCCGACCCGGACGCCGAGCAGCTCGCCGACATCGCGATCTCCTCGGCCGCGACGGCCGCCCAGTTCGGCGTCGAGCCGCGGGTGGCGATGCTGTCCTACAGCACCGGCGGCTCGGGCAGCGGGGCCGACGTCGACAAGGTGCGCACGGCGACCGGCCTCGTGCGCGAGCGGGAGCCCTCGCTCCTGGTCGAGGGGCCGATCCAGTACGACGCCGCCGTCGACCCCTCCGTCGCGGCCACCAAGCTCAAGGACTCCCCCGTCGCCGGACAGGCCACCGTGCTCGTCTTCCCCGACCTCAACACCGGCAACAACACCTACAAAGCGGTGCAGCGCAGCGCCTCCGCGGTGGCGGTCGGACCGGTGCTGCAGGGGCTCAACGCCCCGGTCAACGACCTGTCCCGAGGCGCGACGGTCCGCGACATCATCAACACCGTCGCCATCACGGGGATCCAGGCGGGGGCGGGCCGATGA
- a CDS encoding acetate/propionate family kinase, which translates to MSAHQGAGAGGRSGAGRGAGSGAAGGDPVVLVVNAGSSSVKYELLDPHTGASQAKGLVERIGLSDGVARHTVGGRTHEQVLDVPDHAAALQLATRAFQEHGPTLADVDLLVVGHRVVHGGAEFADPTLITPEVIATVERLVPLAPLHNPGNLAGIAATQEAFPDVPQVAVFDTAFHQGMPEAAATYAVPRQWREEHRVRRYGFHGTSHAYVSRRAADLLGRPLEEVRSIVLHLGNGASAAAVDGGHSVDTSMGMTPLEGLVMGTRPGDLDPGVAGHLGRVAGLSTEEVERALAKESGLLGLTGSADFRQVMARRADGDPAAVLAFEVVVHRLLRYVGAFAAVLGGLDALVFTAGVGENNVELRAAVLQRLAGFGVLLDAPANAAADGETLITTADSRVAGYVIPTAEEWEIARQAAALVS; encoded by the coding sequence ATGAGCGCGCACCAGGGCGCTGGGGCGGGCGGCCGGAGCGGCGCGGGGCGCGGCGCTGGGAGCGGCGCCGCGGGAGGCGACCCGGTCGTGCTCGTCGTCAACGCCGGCTCCTCGTCGGTGAAGTACGAGCTGCTCGACCCGCACACCGGGGCCTCGCAGGCCAAGGGGCTGGTGGAGCGCATCGGCCTGAGCGACGGGGTGGCGCGCCACACCGTGGGCGGGAGGACCCACGAGCAGGTCCTCGACGTGCCCGACCACGCGGCGGCGCTGCAGCTGGCGACCCGCGCCTTCCAGGAGCACGGCCCCACCCTCGCCGACGTCGACCTGCTCGTCGTGGGGCACCGGGTCGTGCACGGCGGCGCGGAGTTCGCCGACCCCACGCTCATCACCCCGGAGGTCATCGCGACCGTCGAGCGCCTCGTGCCGCTCGCACCGCTGCACAACCCCGGCAACCTCGCGGGTATCGCCGCCACGCAGGAGGCGTTCCCCGATGTGCCCCAGGTCGCGGTCTTCGACACCGCCTTCCACCAGGGCATGCCGGAGGCCGCCGCGACCTACGCCGTGCCCCGGCAGTGGCGCGAGGAGCACCGGGTGCGGCGCTACGGCTTCCACGGCACCTCCCACGCCTACGTCTCCCGACGGGCCGCCGACCTCCTGGGCCGTCCGCTGGAGGAGGTGCGCAGCATCGTGCTGCACCTGGGCAACGGGGCCAGCGCCGCTGCGGTCGACGGCGGCCACAGCGTCGACACCTCGATGGGCATGACCCCGCTGGAAGGGCTGGTCATGGGCACCCGTCCGGGTGACCTCGACCCCGGGGTCGCCGGGCACCTGGGCCGGGTGGCCGGGCTGTCGACCGAGGAGGTCGAGCGTGCGCTGGCCAAGGAGTCCGGGCTGCTCGGGCTCACCGGCTCGGCGGACTTCCGGCAGGTCATGGCGCGGCGGGCGGACGGGGACCCGGCGGCGGTGCTGGCCTTCGAGGTGGTCGTGCACCGGCTGCTGCGCTACGTCGGCGCCTTCGCCGCGGTGCTCGGCGGGCTCGACGCGCTGGTCTTCACCGCGGGGGTGGGCGAGAACAACGTCGAGCTCCGCGCGGCCGTCCTGCAGCGACTGGCCGGGTTCGGTGTGCTCCTCGACGCACCCGCCAACGCCGCTGCCGACGGCGAAACCCTCATCACCACCGCGGACAGCCGGGTCGCGGGCTACGTCATACCGACGGCGGAGGAGTGGGAGATCGCCCGGCAGGCCGCCGCCCTCGTCTCGTGA
- the galK gene encoding galactokinase, translating to MSQPIWSLPAEDTQVARALVEAFGAELGGVPDGVWAAPGRVNLIGEHTDYNGGWCLPFALAHRTYVAVRRRDDGRLRIASRQASGQAWEGSVAEVGPQQPGGWGSYVAGVAAVLGEQVGPDALGADVLVDGHVPLGAGLSSSAALSCSVALALHDLVPELAGLDRAALAAACVRAENEVAGAATGGMDQSVSLRAVDEHALLIDCRDFRLTPVAWTLPEHEILVIDTRAHHSLADGQYASRRAACERACSVLGVASLREVDGEDVDEVLARLGDAAETVRRVRHVLTENTRVLDLVAALAEREADEVGRLMSASHASLRDDYEVSCHELDLAVETAEAAGALGARMTGGGFGGSAIALVPRGREEEVATAVAEVFAAEGLEAPHLLTATPSAPARRVS from the coding sequence ATGAGCCAGCCGATCTGGTCGCTGCCGGCCGAGGACACGCAGGTGGCGCGCGCTCTGGTGGAGGCCTTCGGGGCCGAGCTCGGTGGGGTGCCGGACGGGGTCTGGGCTGCACCGGGCCGGGTCAACCTCATCGGGGAGCACACCGACTACAACGGCGGCTGGTGCCTGCCCTTCGCTCTGGCCCACCGCACGTATGTCGCGGTGCGGCGGCGCGACGACGGCCGGCTGCGGATCGCCTCCCGGCAGGCCTCGGGCCAGGCGTGGGAGGGGTCCGTGGCCGAGGTCGGCCCGCAGCAGCCGGGGGGCTGGGGATCCTACGTCGCCGGGGTCGCCGCGGTCCTGGGCGAGCAAGTGGGGCCGGACGCGCTCGGCGCGGACGTCCTGGTGGACGGGCACGTGCCGCTGGGTGCGGGCCTGTCCTCCTCGGCGGCGCTGTCCTGCTCGGTGGCGCTGGCGCTGCACGACCTCGTGCCGGAGCTCGCCGGCCTGGACCGGGCGGCGCTCGCCGCGGCCTGCGTGCGGGCGGAGAACGAGGTCGCCGGGGCGGCGACGGGCGGGATGGACCAGAGCGTCTCGCTGCGGGCCGTGGACGAGCACGCGCTGCTCATCGACTGCCGTGACTTCAGGCTCACACCCGTCGCCTGGACGCTGCCCGAGCACGAGATCCTCGTCATCGACACCCGGGCGCACCACAGCCTGGCGGACGGGCAGTATGCCTCCCGCCGCGCGGCCTGCGAGCGCGCCTGCTCGGTGCTCGGGGTGGCGAGCCTGCGGGAGGTCGACGGGGAGGACGTCGACGAGGTGCTGGCCCGGCTGGGCGACGCCGCCGAGACGGTGCGGCGGGTGCGGCACGTGCTCACCGAGAACACCCGGGTCCTGGACCTCGTGGCCGCGCTGGCCGAGCGGGAGGCGGACGAGGTGGGGCGGCTCATGAGCGCCTCGCACGCCTCGCTGCGCGACGACTACGAGGTCTCCTGCCACGAGCTCGACCTGGCCGTCGAGACGGCGGAGGCGGCAGGCGCCCTGGGCGCGCGGATGACCGGCGGCGGCTTCGGCGGGTCCGCGATCGCGCTGGTGCCCCGCGGGCGGGAGGAGGAGGTCGCGACCGCCGTCGCCGAGGTCTTCGCCGCGGAGGGACTGGAGGCCCCCCACCTCCTCACCGCCACGCCGAGCGCGCCGGCCCGCCGCGTCAGCTGA
- a CDS encoding FAD-binding protein: MSAVGTTWAKNLAYSATDLVEPGSLDELAEVMASAEAVRVLGSRHSFNRIADTTGTMVGLGRLPVDVSVDGERGLARVEGGAVYGAVARRLQELGQGLHAMASLPHITVAGAVATDTHGSGDGISSLAEGVAAVELVTTTGERVRLERGEDDFGGAVVSLGTLGAVVALELDVEPTYDVAQTVYEGLTWDTVAQDVDAVTGLGTSVSVFTDWRDAEAPHQVWVKQRTDRPGGDPAALGLRPADGQRHMQRDVPGERCTRQEGIPGPWLDRLPHFRLDFTPSNGAEVQSEWLLPRRRAGEAIDWLRGMAGSLGPLTKACEMRTVSAGAQWLSLAQEDCVAFHFTWAPDQAAVEALLPRIEEGLTPLGARPHWGKLFDEAALARRVGEAYPEVGRLALLRQRLDPRGALRNDFLDRLGI, from the coding sequence ATGAGCGCCGTCGGGACCACCTGGGCCAAGAACCTCGCCTACTCGGCGACCGACCTGGTCGAGCCGGGCAGCCTCGACGAGCTCGCCGAGGTGATGGCCTCCGCCGAGGCGGTGCGCGTGCTGGGGTCGCGGCACTCCTTCAACCGGATCGCGGACACCACCGGGACGATGGTCGGGCTGGGCCGGCTGCCCGTGGACGTCAGCGTCGACGGGGAGCGGGGCCTGGCGCGGGTCGAGGGGGGCGCCGTCTACGGCGCGGTCGCCCGGCGGCTGCAGGAGCTGGGCCAGGGCCTGCACGCGATGGCCTCGCTGCCGCACATCACGGTCGCGGGGGCGGTGGCGACCGACACGCACGGCTCGGGCGACGGCATATCGTCGCTGGCGGAAGGGGTCGCGGCGGTGGAGCTCGTGACGACCACCGGCGAGCGGGTGCGGCTGGAGCGGGGCGAGGACGACTTCGGCGGCGCCGTGGTCTCGCTGGGCACGCTCGGGGCCGTGGTCGCGCTGGAGCTGGACGTGGAGCCGACCTACGACGTGGCCCAGACCGTCTACGAGGGGCTGACCTGGGACACCGTGGCGCAGGACGTCGACGCCGTGACCGGCCTGGGCACGAGCGTGTCGGTCTTCACCGACTGGCGCGACGCCGAGGCGCCGCACCAGGTCTGGGTCAAGCAGCGTACCGACCGCCCCGGCGGCGACCCGGCCGCGCTGGGGCTGCGGCCGGCGGACGGGCAGCGGCACATGCAGCGCGACGTGCCCGGCGAGCGCTGCACCCGGCAGGAGGGCATACCCGGGCCGTGGCTGGACCGGTTGCCGCACTTCCGGCTCGACTTCACCCCCTCCAACGGGGCCGAGGTGCAGTCCGAGTGGCTGCTGCCGCGTCGCCGTGCGGGGGAGGCGATCGACTGGCTCCGGGGGATGGCGGGCTCGCTCGGGCCGCTGACGAAGGCGTGCGAGATGCGGACCGTGTCGGCCGGGGCGCAGTGGCTCTCGCTGGCGCAGGAGGACTGCGTGGCCTTCCACTTCACGTGGGCGCCGGACCAGGCGGCGGTCGAGGCGCTCCTCCCGCGGATCGAGGAGGGGCTGACGCCGCTGGGTGCGCGCCCGCACTGGGGCAAGCTCTTCGACGAGGCGGCGCTCGCGCGGCGGGTCGGGGAGGCCTACCCCGAGGTGGGGCGACTAGCCTTGCTCCGGCAGCGGCTCGACCCGCGGGGCGCGCTGCGCAACGACTTCCTCGACCGCCTGGGCATCTGA
- a CDS encoding alpha-galactosidase: MTQLLHLRSAGTSLVLDLADDLLPVVRHWGADLGELGEQDLQELVVASRVAPGDTPFDSADQVSMLPEHARGWLGRPGVEGSRSGRDWSPAFRTSGDDPATVTTERDGTRRVVVRATDATAYLAVEVEIELHPGGLLRTRTTLTNSGEEPYDVGAVRTALPVPERATELLDFAGRHTMERVPQRQPFDIGLHSREVRTGRTGLDAVHLLCAGEPGFGFGHGQVWAVHLGWSGNQTTYAERLFNGSRVLGSGERLEHGELRLAAGESMTTPWTYAAHATGLDEVAGRFHAWLRSRPQHPTRPRPVTLNNWEATYFDHDLGRLTDLVDRGARVGAERFVLDDGWFGGRRDDTTSLGDWVVSEDVWPDGLEPLIEHVHAAGMEFGLWVEPEMVSLDSDLARTHPEWIFSAGGRRGLESRQQHVLDLGHEGAYAHVRDQLLALLDRYDIAYLKWDHNRYLNDAGHTPGGEPGVRAHTLAVYRLMDELLAAHPGLEIESCSAGGGRVDLGVLERTVRVWASDCIDPLERQQIQRGTMLLVPPELVGTHIASGESHTTGRRHDLDFRAGTALWGHLGIEWDLATCSEEELAELGDWVAFHKVHRELLHTGRVVNGDHHDDATWVHGTVAQDRSEALYQVASLRRPVTTGPGRVRLPGLDPALRYRVTLERPGAEPLTAGRGVVPWAVDGIALPGRVLAETGLPVQPMNPEHGQVWRAVAVGPRG; the protein is encoded by the coding sequence GTGACCCAGCTGCTGCACCTGCGCTCCGCAGGGACCTCCCTCGTCCTGGACCTCGCCGACGACCTGCTGCCCGTGGTGCGCCACTGGGGCGCGGACCTGGGGGAGCTGGGGGAGCAGGACCTGCAGGAGCTCGTGGTCGCGAGCCGGGTCGCGCCAGGTGACACCCCGTTCGACAGCGCCGACCAGGTGAGCATGCTGCCCGAGCACGCCCGCGGGTGGCTCGGCCGGCCGGGGGTGGAGGGCTCCCGGTCAGGACGGGACTGGTCGCCGGCGTTCCGCACCAGCGGGGACGACCCGGCGACGGTGACCACGGAGCGCGACGGCACGCGGCGGGTGGTCGTGCGCGCGACCGATGCGACGGCATACCTCGCCGTCGAGGTGGAGATCGAGCTGCACCCGGGCGGTCTGCTGCGCACCCGCACCACGCTGACCAACAGCGGCGAGGAGCCCTACGACGTGGGCGCGGTCCGCACGGCGCTGCCCGTGCCCGAGCGCGCCACCGAGCTGCTCGACTTCGCCGGGCGGCACACGATGGAGCGCGTCCCGCAGCGCCAGCCCTTCGACATCGGCCTGCACAGCCGCGAGGTGCGCACCGGGCGGACCGGGCTGGACGCCGTGCACCTGCTCTGCGCGGGCGAGCCGGGCTTCGGCTTCGGCCACGGCCAGGTGTGGGCGGTCCACCTGGGCTGGAGCGGCAACCAGACGACGTATGCCGAGCGCCTCTTCAACGGCTCGCGCGTCCTGGGCTCGGGGGAGCGGCTGGAGCACGGCGAGCTGCGGCTGGCTGCGGGGGAGAGCATGACGACGCCCTGGACGTATGCCGCGCACGCCACCGGGCTGGACGAGGTCGCCGGCCGCTTCCACGCGTGGCTGCGCAGCCGTCCCCAGCACCCGACCCGGCCGCGGCCGGTGACGCTCAACAACTGGGAGGCGACCTACTTCGACCACGACCTGGGGCGGCTGACGGACCTGGTGGACCGGGGCGCCCGCGTCGGGGCCGAGCGCTTCGTGCTCGACGACGGGTGGTTCGGCGGGCGGCGGGACGACACGACCAGCCTGGGGGACTGGGTGGTCTCCGAGGACGTCTGGCCGGACGGGCTCGAGCCGCTGATCGAGCACGTCCACGCCGCGGGGATGGAGTTCGGTCTCTGGGTGGAGCCGGAGATGGTGAGCCTGGACTCCGACCTGGCCCGGACGCACCCGGAGTGGATCTTCTCCGCCGGGGGGCGCCGCGGCCTCGAGTCGCGCCAGCAGCACGTGCTCGACCTCGGCCACGAAGGGGCATACGCCCACGTGCGGGACCAGCTGCTCGCCCTGCTCGACCGCTACGACATCGCCTACCTCAAGTGGGACCACAACCGTTACCTCAACGACGCCGGGCACACACCGGGCGGCGAGCCCGGCGTCCGGGCGCACACGCTGGCGGTCTACCGGCTCATGGACGAGCTGCTGGCCGCCCACCCCGGCCTGGAGATCGAGTCGTGCTCGGCCGGGGGCGGACGCGTCGACCTCGGGGTGCTGGAGCGCACGGTCCGGGTCTGGGCCTCGGACTGCATCGACCCGCTGGAGCGGCAGCAGATCCAGCGCGGCACGATGCTGCTCGTGCCGCCCGAGCTGGTCGGCACGCACATCGCCTCGGGGGAGTCGCACACCACCGGCCGCCGGCACGACCTCGACTTCCGTGCGGGGACGGCGCTGTGGGGGCACCTCGGGATCGAGTGGGACCTCGCCACCTGCTCCGAGGAGGAGCTCGCCGAGCTGGGCGACTGGGTGGCCTTCCACAAGGTGCACCGGGAGCTGCTGCACACCGGCCGCGTCGTCAACGGGGACCACCACGACGACGCGACCTGGGTGCACGGGACCGTCGCGCAGGACCGGTCCGAGGCGCTCTACCAGGTCGCCTCGCTGCGGCGGCCGGTCACCACCGGACCCGGCCGGGTGCGGCTGCCCGGGCTGGACCCGGCGCTGCGCTACCGGGTCACGCTCGAGCGGCCGGGGGCGGAGCCACTCACCGCGGGGCGCGGCGTGGTGCCGTGGGCGGTCGACGGGATCGCCCTGCCTGGGCGCGTCCTCGCCGAGACGGGGCTGCCGGTGCAGCCGATGAACCCCGAGCACGGCCAGGTCTGGCGGGCCGTCGCGGTCGGGCCGCGGGGCTGA
- a CDS encoding glycerophosphodiester phosphodiesterase family protein, with amino-acid sequence MTHSAPRTRTALWVGALGASLTLVGPPALAADTTGTPPSDSGGCAAPEVVGHRGSGGTSPENTVASIRDARRSHAASIEIDVQLSADGTPFIFHDATGTRTTDVGEVYPDRASSPIVDFTWAELQQLDAGSYFSPRYAGEGIPHLDDAARALGGGRTTLNIEIKSPEDSPGVEAVLAEALTQDRRWQRLVARDRVVVSSFDEASLTAFHELAPQIPVLQIGDIPADDATLDRWAGFADGVVTNYRILDPADIDRVRARDLELGLYTLNSPEAVDAAADLCVDEVITDFPTEMVRLLRGRDPLPRANGIEVSEVVANPDGDDLQPETGEHVVLTNTSRRTIDVSGYQLQDAVINRLVVGEGYTLAPGAELRVYTGPGTDTPDRFYNDLGRNVLNNTGDSVAVLAPRLRLLDLYAY; translated from the coding sequence ATGACGCACTCGGCCCCCCGCACCAGGACCGCCCTCTGGGTGGGCGCCCTCGGAGCGAGCCTGACACTGGTCGGTCCCCCGGCCCTGGCCGCCGACACCACCGGGACTCCACCCTCCGACTCCGGTGGGTGCGCCGCGCCGGAGGTCGTCGGCCACCGGGGCTCGGGCGGCACCAGCCCGGAGAACACCGTCGCCAGCATCCGCGACGCCCGCCGCAGCCACGCCGCCTCGATCGAGATCGACGTGCAGCTGTCCGCCGACGGCACCCCCTTCATCTTCCACGACGCCACCGGGACCCGGACGACGGACGTCGGCGAGGTCTACCCCGACCGTGCGAGCTCCCCGATCGTCGACTTCACCTGGGCCGAGCTGCAGCAGCTGGACGCGGGCAGCTACTTCTCGCCGCGCTACGCGGGCGAGGGCATACCGCACCTCGACGACGCCGCGAGGGCGCTCGGGGGCGGCCGGACGACGCTCAACATCGAGATCAAGAGCCCGGAGGACTCCCCCGGCGTCGAGGCGGTGCTCGCCGAGGCACTCACGCAGGACCGCCGCTGGCAGCGCCTCGTCGCCCGGGACCGGGTCGTCGTGAGCTCCTTCGACGAGGCGTCGCTGACCGCCTTCCACGAGCTGGCGCCCCAGATCCCGGTCCTGCAGATCGGCGACATCCCGGCCGACGACGCCACCCTGGACCGGTGGGCAGGCTTCGCCGACGGCGTGGTGACCAACTACCGCATCCTCGACCCCGCCGACATCGACCGGGTCCGCGCCCGCGACCTGGAGCTCGGCCTCTACACGCTGAACTCGCCGGAGGCCGTCGACGCGGCCGCCGACCTGTGCGTCGACGAGGTCATCACCGACTTCCCCACCGAGATGGTCCGGCTGCTGCGCGGGCGCGACCCGCTCCCGCGCGCGAACGGCATCGAGGTCAGCGAGGTCGTGGCGAACCCCGACGGCGACGACCTCCAGCCCGAGACCGGCGAGCACGTCGTCCTCACCAACACCTCCCGGCGCACCATCGACGTGAGCGGCTACCAGCTGCAGGACGCCGTCATCAACCGGCTCGTGGTCGGCGAGGGCTACACCCTGGCGCCCGGCGCCGAGCTGCGCGTCTACACCGGTCCCGGCACGGACACGCCGGACCGGTTCTACAACGACCTGGGCCGCAACGTCCTCAACAACACCGGTGACTCGGTGGCCGTGCTCGCCCCCCGGCTCCGCCTGCTGGACCTGTATGCCTACTGA